The Poseidonibacter lekithochrous region ATAAGTTCACTTTATATATAAAAAATAAAACAATTAAAAATGAACTTTTAAATAAAATAAGAAAAATATTTTATTTTGTAGATAAAAAAAATAAAAGATATATGTGGATTAATGAAATCCTAGATTATAAAGGTGGTAAAGATTATGCTATTAGAGTTCTTCATGCAAATCTAAAAGATACAGAAGGTAAAAAACTATCTACCTTAGATTATGATATTTTTGGAAATAGACCATATCTTGATGAATTAAACGGAATTAATGATAAAGGAGAGTTATTCTCTAAATACTTTTTCAAAGAGTTAAATAGTGATACAGTTAGTGAAAAAGTATCTTATTCTAAACTCTATCCTAAATTAAATTGGGTTGTATCTACTGGAATTCCTCTAAATAGACTTGAAAATATAATCAAAAATAAGCAAGCATTTTTAGAAGTAGAGTATCAAGAACACTTTAAAAAAGTAATAATACTTAACTCTTTTACTCTAATGCTATTTTTTGTACTTCTTAGTTATTTATATAGAAAAATATCAAAATTTATGAAAGAGAATTTGCTTTTAGAAAAAGAGATATTAGAAAATAAAATCAATAAAAAATACCAAAAAGAACTAGAAAAAAAAGAAGAACAATATAGATATTTAATGGAAGCTACACAAGATGGTGTTTGGGATTGGAATCTTATCAGTAATGAGGTTTATTACTCTACTAGTCTAAAATCAATGTTGGGATATACAGATGATGAGTTTGAAAGTCATTATGAGAAATGGTATGAAAAAATACATCCAGATGATAAAGCTTTAGTTGATAAAGAAATAGAATTTAATATATCTGGGAAATCAGAGTTCTATTCTGCAATATATAGACTAAAACATAAAGATAATAGTTGGGTTTGGATTGATGATAAGGGAAAAGTATTTTTTAACGAATCTGGAAAAGCTGTTAGAATGGTTGGTTCTCATAGGGATATAACAAAAGAAAAATATTACCATGACCTTATGCTAAAAAAAGAAAAACAGTTTAGCGAGCTTTTTTATAATAATAGATCAATGTTATTAGTAATGGATCCTGAGACTTTAAATATCCTAAACTCTAATAAATCTGCAGAAGAGTTCTATGGATATACTCACTTAGAATTCAAAAAGAAAAATGCCTCAGATATAAATATCAAAGGGAAAATAGCTGTTTCAAAAATTATAAATTCTGTGATAGATAATGGCTTTGGAGAAAACCTAGCAAAACACAAACTAAAATCAGGTGAAATAGTAAATGTTAAAGTATTCTCAACTCCTACAAGATATGATGGAAAAGTTGCGATTTTTGCTATTATCCAAGATGTTACAGAGGAGTTTGTAGCAAAAAAGACTCTTGATAAAACAATAAACTTATTAGAAAAAACAAAAGAAAATTTAGACTTTGCTCAAAAGCAATATCATATAGGTAGTTGGGAACTTAACAAAGAAGAGGGCACTATATTTTTATCTAGTGAGGTTTATTCTATTTTGGAGATAGAAGAGAAAGAATTATCTTACAAAGAGTATATAAACTTTATACATCCTTCTGATAAACAAGATGTTTTAGATAATTTTGATGAAGTTATCAAAAATAAAACAGACCATGAAATGAAATATAGATTACTTCTAAATAATGGAAAAATAAAATATATTAAAGAAACAGGAAAGTGTTTTTATGATGAAAATGGCAAACTTCTAAGAGTAGCGGGAACATTGTATGATACAACAAGAAATACTCTTATTGAATCAAACTGGAAAAGCTTTTTTAGCTTGTCTTTGAATATTTTATTAATAACTGATTTTGATGGGAATATTATCAAAATAAATCCAGCTTCTCATGAAATACTAGGTTATGAACCAGATGAGTTAATGGGTAAAAATCTTTTTGATTATATATATAAAACTGATGTTGAGATTTCTCATAATACTTTAGATGAGATGGTTCAAGGTAAAAATATTTATAACTTTGAAAATAGGTTTGTTCATAAAAATGGAAAAACAATATCACTAGCTTGGTCGGGGGTTGCTTCTAAAGAGAGTAACTCTATATATGCAATTGCACAAGATATAAGTGAACTAAAAAAGAAAAACTATGTATTATCCCAACAATCTAAAATGGCATCAATGGGAGAAATGTTAGGGAATATTGCCCATCAATGGCGACAACCTCTAAGTCTAATCTCTACTCTTTCAACTGGTATGAAACTAAAAAAAGAATTAGATGTATTATCTAGTGATGAGTTTTATGAAGCTATGGATAATATTAATAATACTACACAATTTTTATCTCAAACTATTGATGATTTTAGAAAGTTCTTTCAACACAATAAAGATAAAACAGAGTTTTTAATTAATGATGTATTTGATAAAACATTGAAGATTGTATCAGCGCAGTTTACAAATCATGATATTCTGATTATAAAAGATATAAGTGATACACAAGTACTTGCTTTAGAAAATGAACTTCTTCAAGTATTAATAAATATACTTAATAATGCAAGAGATGCACTATTAGAAAAAAGAGAAGATAAAAGACTCATTTTTATAAATGTATATGAAGAAAAAGAAGATCTAATTATAAAAATAAAAGATAATGCTTCTGGTATCCCTCTTGATATTATTGATAAAGTATTTGAGCCATATTTCTCAACAAAACATCAACAACAAGGTACAGGAATAGGGCTATATATGAGTGAAGAGATAGTAACTAAACATCTAGATGGAAAAATAGAAGTTGAAAATGTAGAATACTCTTATGAAAGTGAAGAGTATAAAGGTGCAGAATTCACAATCTCATTGCCTTTATAAAAGTAAATATAATGATATAATAAATTATTAAATATACTTTAGGATAAATAATGCAAGTTTCAAGAATAGCCACAAAAGAAGAGTTTGGTAGATTACGAATAGATGCAGTAAAAGATCCAATTAGTGGCTCAATGTTTGATGATTTGATAGATACCTTACAAATAGATGGTTTATCCAATGAAGATAAAACTTTATTTCAATCTATTGTATTAGATAGAAAAGTTACACAAGAAGAGTTTGATAAACTAAGTTATGAACAAATAAGTAAGTTTACTCAAATGTTAAATAGAAGTGATATGAATGGAAATTTTATTCCTGATACTTTTGTTATATTTGAAGACTTGAAAATGGCTCCTTATTTAGCAACTCCTAGTATAAGTGATGATGAAAACTATAATAAAGCAGTATTCAATGTACTAAAGAATCTAAACTTACCACAAGAAGAAGGGTTTAGTTTTATAAATGAGTTTTCAAGTATAGTAGATAATGAAGATAAAATTGCTTTTGAAAATAGATTAAGTTCTAATGCTTATGATGCAGGAGTAAGATATAAAACATACATAGGGCAAGATATGCAAGAATTCTTGAAATCTCGTCTATCTGAACTAAAAGAAGGTCTTAATAGTACTAGTGATGAAGTAGTAAAAAAAGATTATGAACGATTAATAAGTATCTATACTCAAATAGATATGCAATATAATGCAATCAAAATAAAAAATACTTCTGAACTGGAACAATATACAAGAAATACAAAACCTAATCCTATTTATAATAATGAAGTAGTTCAATTATATAAAGATATAGAAAAAGATGCTGATATTAGAGAGAAAAAAGAGTTTGAACAGCTTTTAGAAATGCTTGATGTGGATAATCTAAGTAAAGCAGAAAAAGAACTTTTTAGAGAGATTCTAGAAGATAGAGAATTATCAAATATAGAGATGGATTCTCTAAGTTATGAACAGATGCAAAAAATAAGTCAGCTAATCTCTCAAAAAGATTCAAATGGTAATTTGATGAGTGAAACTAGTATTAGACACAATAGTAGAATCTCTGCATTATTATATACAACAAGTGCTACTAAAGATGATGATTTTAATAGAGCATTATTTGATACTGTAAAACAAATGGAAGATATTCAAGATATTAATAATTTCTTGCTTCCTTTAAAAAACTATATAAATGAAAAACTAAAAGAGTATGGTTTATCAATAGAGTTAGATATGAATAAAGTACTAGATGAGGTAATATCTAGATTTGAAGAATATCATGATAAATCACTTGATGACAAATCAAAAGAGTATTATGTAAATGCTATAAAACAATATGAAGAATTTCAAGAATATTATAATGAGTTAAAAAAATAAAAGTATTTAGTTATATTATTTAAATATAATTTAATATAAATCTACCTTTCTTTTAGATTGAGTTTGTTAGAATGAATTATGAAAAATTTAAAATTTAAAATGGAAACGTTTCTTTTTGTAATGTTGCTTTTAAGTATTAATGCTTCCGCTAAACCTAGATGCGATACTGCACATATTGAAATATGTGCTCGCGAGCTAATTCAAGGAAGTATAGATAGTGGAGAACTAGTAGCACATTGGGAAAATGGAAACTATATAAATGGAAACTTAGTAATAGAATCTTCAAATAGACAATATTATTATACTGTCAAAAGTTTTCGTGGGTTTCATTGGGCAAGTTATCAAGTTGATACCTTTGGGGTTTCAGGTGTAGTATCTGAATTAAAGCGTGATCCTGGTACTACTTATTATTTTGCTGGTTCTTGGCATGGAATTAATAAGCCAATGGCTGTCCTTCCTACTCCTATTATAAATATACCAAAACCAAAACCAATGTTAGTGCCTGGAAAAACACCTACCTTAGTACCGAATATAATTCCAACTCAGAAGCCAGTATTGGTACCTGGCAAAACACCAACACTAGTACCTGGGAAGACTCCAAGTCTAAAACCCGTATTAGTGCTAGGAAAAACACCAACACTAGTACCTGGGAAGACTCCAAGTCTAAAACCCGTATTAGTGCCAGGAAAAACACCAACACTAGTACCTGGAAAGACGCCAAGTCTAAAACCTGTATTAGTACCTGGCAAAACACCAACACTAGTACCTGGGAAGACTCCAAGTCTAAAACCCGTATTAGTACCAGGAAAAACACCAACATTAGTGCCAGGAAAGACTCCAAGTCCAAAACCCGTATTAGTGCCAGGAAAAACACCAACACTAGTACCTGGGAAGACTCCAAGTCCCAAACCCGTATTAGTACCAGGAAAAACACCAACACTAGTACCTGGGAAGACTCCAAGTCTAAAACCCGTATTAGTACCTGGGAAAACACCAACACTAGTACCTGGAAAGACTCCAAGTCCCAAACCCGTATTAGTACCAGGAAAAACACCAACACTAGTACCTGGAAAGACTCCAAGTCTAAAACCCATATTAGTACCAGGAAAAACACCAACACTAGTACCAGGAAAGACTCCAAGTCCAAAACCTATATTAGTGCCAGCAAAAATAATACAAAAAATTCCAATTCTTGTATCTCATGTAAAAGGAACGGGAACTAAGTATTCAAAAATAATTGTGAAGAATTCTCACAAACAAGTTGCACTTAATTACAACTCTAAACATAAAAATATTATTTCAAATAAAAAGAGTGTTTCTGTAAAAAAAGCAAAGACAAAACAAACTGTTTCCTTGCAAATTGCAAATTTACATTATAAGAATACAAATAAAATTGACGCTAGTAATATTAATAAACACCTTATATCAACTGTTCCTGGTAATAATGTAAAACAAAATCATCATGCAATATTAATAGATCATGATAATAAAGTATGGAGATGTAAAGTTTCAGGATTAGGATATAGAAATATGAAGTCAAATGATAAAAAAGAGGTAACTGTAGGTCATGCAGAAACGATGCATTTCCGTAATAGTACATTTACACATATATCAAACAATATATCAATAAACAATAATTGTTTAATTTCAGTGAGTAAGTAATGAAAAAAAATATTTTAAAATCATTAGTAGCTAAGAGTGTATTAGGAATAGTTATTTCAAGTCAACTTTTTGCGCAAGAGAATTTTATTGTTCATGGTATTTCAAAACAACACTTAGATAAAATTGATATTTCTTCATTTGATAATATAGAAGAGTATTCATATAATATACAAAGTAGTTTAGAAAAAGATGGTTACTTTTTAACTAGGGTAGAATATTATAAGAATGATATTTATATTGATTTAGGTTCTATTTCAAAAATAAAAATCACTGGAATTTCTAGTCCAAATAAAGAGATGGTTAATAAATATATCTCAAGATTAAAAGAGGGTGAACTAACTATTAAAAGAGTTGATAAAGTTCTTACTTTAATTAATTCTATTCCTGGAGTTTCATCTACCTTTTCATTTCAAAGAGATGATAAAGATGGTACATATACTGTAATTGCATCGGGAAGTGAAATCAAACAAAATGGAAGTATTTCAATAGATAATATCCCAACAAGATTAGGAAATAGAACTAGAGTTACATTAAGTCAAAACTTCTATTCTACAATCACATCAGGTGATGCTATACGATTCCAAGGCTCTAAAGTAAAAGGTGATAGCTTATCAAGTCAAACAGGCTTTTCTATTTCTTATCAAGATGAATTAGAGTTTAATGGTGGTTATTGGGAAGTAACTTATGGAGATAATCAATCAAAAACTAATTTATATTCGCCACTTACTGGTACAACTCAAAATGATTATGATGGTAGCTATGGAACAATCTCTTTTGCTCAACCAATAATCGTATCTCATAATCAAGAAAGCTTTTTAATTGGACAGTATGAATATACTGATGAACAAACTGATACATTAGGAGATGTAAAACTTAATGTATTTAGACTTTCATATTTTGATCTATATCATACTAATGATGGAAGTAGTATTTCATTGGGTGCAACTTTGTCCCATGGCAAAAATCTAGAACATTATAATAGTAATGAAAAAAAATCTTTTAATCATCTAAGAATTGGAGGAGGGTATATTACTCCTCTTGGAATAAATAATAAAACTGAATTTAGAGCTGAGGGATATGCCCAAGTTGGGAGTAAAGATGTTGTTGGATCAGAATTATTTTTTCTAGGTAGTGAAAATTTTCTTAGAGGTTATAAACCAGGATATTTTGTAGGTGAAAGTGGATACATAGGAAGTTTTGAAATAGCTCATTCTTACGATAATTTAGTATCAGAAATACAAAGATTAACTCCATATATTTTCACAGACTATGGTATGGTCTTTAATGATAATCAAAATACAAATAATACATCAAGGCAGAAAAAACAAGAAGCATATAGTGTTGGTTTTGGAACAAAAATCTATATTAAAAATAACTTCTATGTAGAAGCATGGGTAGCTAAACCTTTAACTGATGATTACAATAACGAAGATATAAATCCATCTTCTTATGTTAAGTTACAATATAGTTGGTAAATTAGTTAAACTCATACATAAATTAATAAATATTATGTATGAATTTAGTGATGTTATTAGTCTTTATTTGAAAGTTTATGTTTTCTTTTTTTCATTTTTGATGGTAATAACTTAAGGAAAAGATAAAACCCAGTTAATGAAAGAAGTAATAAAATTATTGCAGATGGTAAGAATATCCAAAGCTTAGCTGCATCATGGAACCATGACCCATCATGTATTGATTCGATAATATCAGACCTTCTAAAGTTTACAGCAAGTACTTCTGCTGATTCATTATGTATTTGAATTTCCCAATTGTTTTTTGCTCTAACTTTTGTAATACCTTTTCCCGGTCTTACATCTAAAAGTTTCACATCTTTCCATGAATTAATTTTAGCCTCTTCTACAGTCTTTGAAACTTCTAATATTTTGTCAAATGTTAAAGTTAAATCTCTGTATTTAGTTTTCATAGTTTTTGGCTGTATCCAGGCAAACTCTTTTTTTACTTGTAGTAATAAACCACTTCCTAAAACAATAAGTAAAGGAATAATAATAACTGCTGACCCCCAGTAGTGTATCTTTGTATTAACTTTTTTCCAGTTCAATTCTCTCTCCTATGTAATTTTATACTATTAAAATATCGAAGGATTTTATCTTAAGAATACTTAAATTATATTAATAGTAATAATAGTTATTAATATTCTTAATGGTTTAAATTAATTTAAAGAGATTAACTTTTAGAATATAAATAGTATTTCTATTAAAATTAATTGAATATATAGAAGTAAAAAGTTTATGATAATGAGTTAAAAATGATAAGAATTTTGTTTTGTAAGTTATTGTGGTGCAGATAGAGGGATTTGAACCCTCACGCGATTAAGCACGAGCCCCTCAAGCCCGCGTGTCTACCGTTCCACCATATCTGCACATTAAGTAAGTTGATTTTTAAGAGTATTTAATAAAAAATCAGATGAAATAATACTACTTTTAGACTTAAAAATAACCCATAAATTATATAAATGTTGTCATAAGAGCAAAGGTTTTACCCTTTAATCTATGATTATTTTTCTCTGAAGTTTTTTTCGTTTACTGTATGTAGTATTTTTTGAGCTAATTCAGATGTATTTTCGGCAATTTGATGTGTTTCATTTGCAACAGAAGCATTACTTTGTGTCTGTTGGTCAAGTCTATTAATTACATCATTGATTTGTTCAATACTTGTTCTTTGTTCAGCCGAAGCTTCTGAAATATCAGAAATAGCATCTGTTGTTTTAGATATGTTTTCATTTAGTTTTTTATATCCCATAATCATATGGTCTGCTATTTGTTTTCCATTATCTGTTTTTTGTGTAGCATTTTCTACTAAGTCTTTTATCTCTTTTGCAGCTTCTGCACTTCTAGCTGCTAGATTACGAACCTCTTGTGCAACTACTGCGAAGCCTTTACCTGCTTCTCCTGCTGTTGCTGCTTCTACTGCTGCGTTTAGTGATAAGATATTTGTTTGGAATGCAATTTGATCAATAACAGTAATTGCATCAGCAATAGCTTGAGTTTGCTCATTTATTTCATCCATAGATACTACTGTTGAGTTAGCTAATTGCTGACCTTTTTTGATTGACTGAGATAATTCATTTGAATGATCTGACATCTCAGATATTCTACTTGTATTATTGATTACTGTTGATGTTATCTCTTCAAGTGCTGCTGCTGTTTCTTCTAGTGATACAGCTGTTTCATTTGATGATTTATTTAATATATCAACATTTGTTAATAGTATTTTCGAACTATCATCTAATGCTAATCCATTCGCTTTATTTTCTTGTAACATTTTATTGATTATGTCACATAGATTATTTAAACCTCTAGATATATTTCCATCTGGATTTTCAATATTATTCACAAAGTTTAGTTTAGAATACTCTTCTAATTGAGCTAAAATAGGATTAATATCACTATTAACATTTTCATTAATAGTTTCAATCATATCATTTAGAATATCTTTTAATTCCTCTAATGCTTTATTAGAAGTTGAGTTCTGCACTTTTATATCAAGCTTTCCAGCTTGTACGTGAGAAACTACATCTTTTACATTATTGATTAATTCTCTGTCTTGTTCAAGTCCAGAAGATATTACTTCCATTTCTTTATCAACCATACTTGCCATATTTCCAAACTCATCATTTGTTTTGATATTTAGTTTATTAATATGTGATTCTTCACCTTTTAAATATCTAAAGAAAAAGATTAGACCATTTTCTAATTCTTTAATTGGAGCTAATATTTTTAGAAGAGCATAGAAAATTATTGATAAGATAATTATTAGTAAAACTGCATATAAAAGAATCTCTTGAATTACATTTTTATCAATCTCTTCATATATTTCATCTTTATCAAGTTCAAGTACAAGTTTCCAACCAGTAGTATCAATAGTGCTATATGCTACTAGTTTTTTAACACTATTTTCACTTGCTTCTCCAAATGAGTCTTTATTTGTAGATTTAATTTGAGCAAAAAGTAAATCTTTTTTGTTGTATAGTTTTTCATCTTTATGAATAATTATCTTGTCATTTCCGTCTATTAAATATGCAAGACCTTTTCCTTCTAGATTTACTTTTAAAATTGTATCAACAATAGTATCAATAAAAATATCAGAACCAACAACCCCGATTGTTTTACCATCTTTAACTAGTGGAGCAAAGATTGATACTACAAGTTTTTTAGTATCAAAATCCACATAAGGAGCAGTAACTCCGCCTTTACCTTCTCTTAGAGCTTGTTTATACCAATCTCTTTTTCTCGAATCATAATCTGTAGTTTGTGGTGTTCTTTTTTGTCCATTAGAACCTAAGAAGTTACCATTTTTTTCTACCCCAATAAAGAATAAAGCAAAGTTACCCGCATTAGTTCCAAGCTGTAATTTTTTTACTATATCTTCGTTGTGAATATCAAAACTATCATCTGTAGGCATTACATCTCTAATTGCCTCAGCAATATCAATTTTTGATTGTAAGTAACTATTAATAAATTTTGAAGTCTCTTTTGCTAAATCAGATTCTTGATGTTTTATTAGATTATATTGTGCTGTGTAGTTATTCTGAGCATTATAGAATCCAAGTATAGAAAATGATACGACTATACTTATTAATATTAATATTAGAAGTTTTGTTTTTATACTATTTACTTTCATATTAGTCCTTTTTTTGACACTTTAACATTATTTTAGCACTTAAAAGTGGCATTTTGGTGTAAATTGATATTATTAAAATAAATATGAGATATGAATATAATTAAGTGAGAGTTGAAATTATTGTTAGAGAAAATAAGGCAAAAAAAAAGGCCAAGAGAAAAACTCTTGACCTTTTTTATAATTTATAAGTCGTAGCTTATAGATTACCCTAGGAATGGGTTTGCATATAATGCAATCATAGCAACAACAAGTGCATAAATAACTTGTGCTTCGATCATCGCTAAAGCAATGAACATAGTTGTCATTAATTTTCCACCTAAACCTGGGTTTCTAGCAGTACCAGCAATAGTTGCAGCAGCAGTGTTACCCATACCGATAGCACCACCAAGTGCAGCAAGACCAAGACCAATACCTGCAGCAACTACAGAGTAAGCTTTTAATGTTTCATTTGCAACTGCACCATCAGCAGCGAAAGCAGCACCAGCGATAGCTAGCATTAATAGAACGATTTTTTTCATTCATGATTCCTTATAATATATTATGTTCAAAGTCCGTTCGGATAGCGTAACCAATTCATAAGAATTAGCAATAACTACATAAATGCAATTATTTCCCTACTTGTCACTTTGTTCGCGTGTATTTTATCTTAAAGAAAATTAATTATAACTTATGAAAAAATAATAGAATTGGTATTTATATTTCCATAAACTTTTTACTATAAAAAATAAAATACATTATTTGTAACACTATTATAACTTAGTAAAAAGATAAAAAACAATTTTGTTATTTTTTAAAAATATCAAAAAGTATATTCATAAAATAATATATTAAAAGCCCATAGAATTAATATTAATTTGATAAAATAACCAGCTTATGTGAAAAGGAAAAGTATGTTCAGTAAATTTAGAGTTTCAACAAAAATCATTTTACCAATTGTGATTATTTTAACAATTGGTAATGTCGTGACAAATTATATAACCACCCATCAAATGAATACTTTGGCTAAAAATAGTGCAAAAGAGTCATTAGAGATGTTAACGAACTCTATTTTTATTACATTGCGAAATGCAATGAATACAGGTGATCCAGCTGTTATTAAAGAAGCTGAAGAAGAAAGCCGTGCTGAAATCAAAGGTCTTACAAGTCTTATTGTTGCAAAAAGTGAGAAAACAATAGAGATGTATTCACCTGGTTCAGCCTATACAAATGATAAAGAAACTTTAGAAACTTTTGAAACAAAAGAAGAACAAGTTCAAGAAATCTTCAAAAATGACTCTCATTATTTAAGAGTTTTAAAACCTATGATTGCAACGCAAGAGTGTTTATTGTGTCATGCTAATCAACAAGAAGGTGATGTTATTGGAGTTATTGATGTAACTTTCTCACTTGATGAAGCAGATGCCACAATTAGCGAAACAATTAGTGAAATATTAATGACATCATTAGCATTCATTGTATTTACAATTTTAGTGGTTTGGTTAGTTGTTAAAAGAACAACATCTCCTTTAAAAAATCTAAAAGATGAATTAGAAATATTTTTCTCTTTCTTAGCCCATGAAAAAGACTATATAAAACCTTTCAAAGTTCATAGTATGGATGAAATTGGAGAAATTGTTGTAAGTTTAAATGAAAATATAGCAAGAACAACAAAAGGTTTAGAAAAAGATGCAGAAGCTATTAAAGAGAGTGCAATAGTATGTGAGGAAGCCTCAAAAGGTAATCTTCATGTGAAAATTAATGCTACATCAAATAATCCAGAGATTAATAACCTAACTTCTATTGTAAATAATCTTCTTTCATCTCTTAGTTACAATATTGATAGAACTCTTACAGTTTTAGATTGTTATTCTAGTGATGAATACTCTAAAAGAATAGATTCAAAAGGTTCAACAACTGGGGAAGTTAAAAAACTATTTGAACAAGTAGATTTCTTAGGAGAAACACTTACAAGATTAAGCACTCAAAATCTTAAAAATGGTAAAGCTTTATATGATTCATCTTTAGTTTTCTCTCAAAATGTTCAAGAATTAGCACACTCATCAAAAGATCAAGCTAAATCATTAAATGAAACATCAGATGCTTTAAGTGAAGTAACTCAAAATATCCAAAACACTACACAAAGTAGTAAACAAATGTCACAACTTGCAAATGAAGTAACAAAATCTTCAAAACAAGGTCAAGAATTAGCTTCAAAGACTGCAATTTCTATGGATGAAATAAACCAAAAAGTAGAAGCAATTAATGAAGCAATTACTGTAATTGACCAAATTGCATTCCAAACAAATATCCTTTCATTAAATGCAGCAGTTGAATCTGCAACAGCAGGAGAAGCAGGAAAAGGATTTGCAGTTGTAGCAGGAGAAGTTAGAAACCTAGCGGCAAGAAGTGCAGAAGCTGCAAAAGAGATTAAAGATTTAGTTGAAATTGCAACATCTCAAACACAAATGGGAAAAAGTATTGCCCATGAAATGATTAAAGGTTATGAAGTATTAAATGAAAATATTAGTGATACTACAAAACTTATTGATTCAGTTGCAAGAGATAGTAATATTCAAAGAGAAAAAATAGAACAAATAAATGATTCTATTAATCATATTGATGAAGCAACACAACACAATGCAAGTATCGCAGCAGATACGAATATAATCGCTCAAGAAGCTAGTACAATCGCACAAAAAATTGTGGAAGATGCAAGCCAAAAAGAACAAAAATAACTACATTTTTTTAGAAATGTAGTTTATTTATTCAAGTGAAATAATTTATTTATTTTGTTATAATAAAACAAGTTATAAATAAAGGATTTCACATGAATAAGATTTTTCTAGGATTAACACTTTTCATTTTATTTGTTTTAGGGTCTGTTTATGGGATTTTATTCACAAAGCCTGGAAACAATATAGTCGCTTCATATATAGAAGATACAGTTAATGAACAACAAAAAGATGTAAAACTAAAAGTAAATGATTTTACACTGACATTTAATACTATCAATTTTGATGCTGTAATTAGTGATAACTCAATTATCAATATCTCAGGAGATTTACAATTACTTGCTAAAAAAGCTGATTTAAAATATGATA contains the following coding sequences:
- a CDS encoding methyl-accepting chemotaxis protein: MKVNSIKTKLLILILISIVVSFSILGFYNAQNNYTAQYNLIKHQESDLAKETSKFINSYLQSKIDIAEAIRDVMPTDDSFDIHNEDIVKKLQLGTNAGNFALFFIGVEKNGNFLGSNGQKRTPQTTDYDSRKRDWYKQALREGKGGVTAPYVDFDTKKLVVSIFAPLVKDGKTIGVVGSDIFIDTIVDTILKVNLEGKGLAYLIDGNDKIIIHKDEKLYNKKDLLFAQIKSTNKDSFGEASENSVKKLVAYSTIDTTGWKLVLELDKDEIYEEIDKNVIQEILLYAVLLIIILSIIFYALLKILAPIKELENGLIFFFRYLKGEESHINKLNIKTNDEFGNMASMVDKEMEVISSGLEQDRELINNVKDVVSHVQAGKLDIKVQNSTSNKALEELKDILNDMIETINENVNSDINPILAQLEEYSKLNFVNNIENPDGNISRGLNNLCDIINKMLQENKANGLALDDSSKILLTNVDILNKSSNETAVSLEETAAALEEITSTVINNTSRISEMSDHSNELSQSIKKGQQLANSTVVSMDEINEQTQAIADAITVIDQIAFQTNILSLNAAVEAATAGEAGKGFAVVAQEVRNLAARSAEAAKEIKDLVENATQKTDNGKQIADHMIMGYKKLNENISKTTDAISDISEASAEQRTSIEQINDVINRLDQQTQSNASVANETHQIAENTSELAQKILHTVNEKNFREK
- a CDS encoding F0F1 ATP synthase subunit C; translated protein: MKKIVLLMLAIAGAAFAADGAVANETLKAYSVVAAGIGLGLAALGGAIGMGNTAAATIAGTARNPGLGGKLMTTMFIALAMIEAQVIYALVVAMIALYANPFLG
- a CDS encoding methyl-accepting chemotaxis protein translates to MFSKFRVSTKIILPIVIILTIGNVVTNYITTHQMNTLAKNSAKESLEMLTNSIFITLRNAMNTGDPAVIKEAEEESRAEIKGLTSLIVAKSEKTIEMYSPGSAYTNDKETLETFETKEEQVQEIFKNDSHYLRVLKPMIATQECLLCHANQQEGDVIGVIDVTFSLDEADATISETISEILMTSLAFIVFTILVVWLVVKRTTSPLKNLKDELEIFFSFLAHEKDYIKPFKVHSMDEIGEIVVSLNENIARTTKGLEKDAEAIKESAIVCEEASKGNLHVKINATSNNPEINNLTSIVNNLLSSLSYNIDRTLTVLDCYSSDEYSKRIDSKGSTTGEVKKLFEQVDFLGETLTRLSTQNLKNGKALYDSSLVFSQNVQELAHSSKDQAKSLNETSDALSEVTQNIQNTTQSSKQMSQLANEVTKSSKQGQELASKTAISMDEINQKVEAINEAITVIDQIAFQTNILSLNAAVESATAGEAGKGFAVVAGEVRNLAARSAEAAKEIKDLVEIATSQTQMGKSIAHEMIKGYEVLNENISDTTKLIDSVARDSNIQREKIEQINDSINHIDEATQHNASIAADTNIIAQEASTIAQKIVEDASQKEQK